A part of bacterium genomic DNA contains:
- a CDS encoding N-acetyltransferase yields the protein MSEITIKEVESKKDLHIFIRFPYELYKNDPNWVPPLLIEREEFFNPKKNPFYEHAEIKLFLAFKGREPVGRISAHINFNHNNFYKDKVGFFGFFECEKDYAVAEKLLSKASLWLKSKGMDIARGPMNFSTNEECGLLVKGYDSPPVLMMSYNPPYYADFLEASGFKKEMDLFAYFFEFSDIPEYIKKVSERLMKRRNVIVRPINTRKFWQDVEIIKKVYSSAWEENWGFVPMTDKEFTKTANDFKMIMDKNMILFAEIDGKPVAFFLALPDLNIALKKIKGRLLPFGLIKLLLEKRKINALRVLTMGVVKEYRHWGIDVLLYNTGFKNAVKNGYKKVEYSWILESNEMMNKILVRMGSDPYKTYRVYDKKL from the coding sequence ATGTCTGAAATTACGATCAAAGAAGTTGAATCAAAGAAAGATTTACATATATTTATCCGCTTTCCTTACGAACTTTACAAGAATGACCCTAATTGGGTGCCTCCGCTTTTGATTGAACGCGAGGAATTCTTTAATCCTAAAAAAAATCCTTTTTATGAGCACGCGGAAATAAAACTTTTCCTGGCTTTTAAAGGCAGAGAACCGGTTGGCCGTATTTCAGCGCATATTAACTTTAATCATAATAATTTTTACAAAGACAAGGTTGGTTTTTTCGGTTTTTTTGAATGCGAAAAAGATTACGCGGTCGCGGAAAAATTATTGTCAAAAGCCTCTTTATGGCTTAAATCAAAAGGGATGGATATCGCCCGCGGGCCGATGAATTTTTCAACAAATGAGGAATGCGGGCTCCTGGTGAAAGGATATGATTCCCCGCCTGTTTTAATGATGTCTTACAATCCTCCCTATTACGCTGACTTCCTGGAAGCTTCCGGTTTTAAAAAAGAGATGGATTTATTCGCATATTTCTTTGAGTTTAGCGATATCCCTGAATATATTAAAAAAGTTTCTGAAAGGTTAATGAAAAGAAGAAATGTAATTGTAAGGCCGATTAATACCAGAAAATTTTGGCAGGATGTAGAAATAATCAAAAAAGTATACTCTTCCGCATGGGAAGAAAACTGGGGTTTTGTGCCGATGACCGATAAGGAATTTACTAAGACCGCGAATGATTTTAAGATGATAATGGATAAAAATATGATTTTATTCGCGGAAATCGACGGTAAACCAGTGGCATTTTTTCTCGCGCTTCCCGATTTGAACATTGCCCTGAAAAAAATAAAGGGGAGGCTTCTTCCTTTCGGTTTGATTAAACTGCTTCTTGAAAAAAGAAAAATAAATGCCTTGAGGGTTTTAACAATGGGCGTGGTGAAGGAATACCGTCACTGGGGCATAGACGTTTTGCTTTATAACACTGGTTTCAAAAATGCCGTGAAAAACGGTTATAAAAAGGTAGAATATTCATGGATATTAGAAAGCAATGAAATGATGAACAAAATCCTCGTCCGCATGGGCTCCGACCCTTACAAGACCTACCGAGTTTACGATAAAAAACTGTGA
- a CDS encoding pyridoxal phosphate-dependent aminotransferase family protein: MKNNHILEKVRKFELAKKVQAMGLYPYFREIESGLDTEVIIGGKKILMFGSNSYLGLNTHPEVKKASLDAVEKYGTGCAGSRFLNGTLDIHVQLEEELADFVGKEASLLFSTGFQVNLGTLSGLIGRNEYIIADKYNHASIVDGCRLSFGKTLKYEHNDIDDLGRVLKSIPADKSKLVVTDGIFSMEGDIVALPGIVDAAEKYNASIMLDDAHSIGVLGKNGAGTASHFNLTEKVYLIMGTFSKSLASLGGFIASDKDTIHYLKHHSRELIFSASMPPANVASVSAALHVMKREPERIEKLWQNTKRMLNGTKDLGLNVGRSETPVIPVYVGDSITCFKMCKMLQDEGIFVNPAVPPAVSEGACIIRLSLMATHTNVQIDFALSKIKKVARELKII; encoded by the coding sequence ATGAAAAATAACCATATTCTCGAAAAAGTAAGAAAATTTGAACTTGCAAAGAAGGTGCAGGCTATGGGGCTTTATCCCTATTTCCGCGAGATTGAATCCGGGTTAGATACAGAAGTCATAATAGGCGGCAAGAAAATTCTCATGTTCGGGTCCAACAGTTATCTTGGCCTTAACACTCACCCTGAGGTTAAAAAGGCGTCATTAGACGCGGTTGAAAAATATGGGACAGGTTGTGCCGGCTCGAGGTTTTTAAACGGCACGCTTGACATCCACGTCCAGCTGGAAGAAGAATTAGCCGATTTTGTCGGGAAAGAGGCGTCTCTTTTATTTTCAACCGGGTTCCAGGTAAACCTTGGTACTCTTTCAGGATTAATCGGCCGTAATGAGTATATTATTGCGGATAAATATAACCACGCGAGTATTGTTGACGGATGCCGCCTGAGCTTCGGGAAGACTTTGAAATATGAGCATAATGACATAGATGACCTTGGCCGTGTTTTAAAAAGTATTCCCGCTGATAAAAGCAAATTGGTTGTTACCGACGGTATATTCAGTATGGAAGGCGATATAGTTGCCCTTCCCGGGATTGTTGACGCGGCGGAGAAATATAACGCCTCGATAATGCTTGACGATGCCCATTCAATTGGCGTTTTAGGCAAAAATGGCGCAGGCACTGCCTCTCATTTTAATTTGACGGAAAAAGTTTACTTAATTATGGGCACATTTAGCAAATCTTTGGCTTCACTGGGAGGTTTTATTGCCTCTGATAAAGACACAATCCATTATTTAAAGCACCATTCGCGGGAATTGATTTTTAGCGCAAGTATGCCGCCCGCTAATGTGGCGTCGGTGAGCGCGGCGTTACATGTAATGAAGCGCGAACCTGAGAGGATTGAAAAATTATGGCAAAATACCAAAAGAATGCTGAATGGAACAAAAGATTTGGGATTGAATGTCGGAAGGAGCGAAACCCCTGTCATTCCCGTATATGTCGGCGACAGTATTACATGTTTTAAAATGTGCAAGATGCTTCAGGATGAAGGTATTTTTGTGAATCCCGCGGTCCCGCCGGCGGTTTCTGAGGGCGCTTGTATTATAAGGCTTAGTTTGATGGCCACCCATACTAATGTTCAAATTGATTTTGCGCTGTCAAAAATTAAAAAGGTGGCGAGAGAGCTGAAAATAATCTAA
- a CDS encoding energy-coupling factor transporter transmembrane component T, which translates to MNVYLYEEKDTVIHKLDPRTKIIILVASFILILKADNFYKVLIVFSFIVIFGLMSKMFYNIIKLKFILSGIFIFSMVSWAFFYPANTEKILGATKEGAIFGFLRGIKLVGMTASGIFFLSAASIEEISMGLVKLKVPYSASFVLSTALRLVPTFIGTGASVIEAQKSRGLDLDSGSIWHRAKKHVPLLVPIFLLAIRNTDQLAVALESRGFGRRGNRTYYLKTGFKGFDYIFLLILVFLCFFIIFDFQ; encoded by the coding sequence ATGAATGTTTATCTATATGAAGAAAAAGACACAGTTATACATAAACTTGACCCGAGAACAAAAATAATAATTCTTGTCGCAAGTTTTATCCTTATTTTAAAAGCGGATAATTTTTATAAGGTATTGATTGTATTTTCTTTTATTGTTATTTTCGGGTTAATGTCAAAAATGTTTTATAATATTATAAAACTAAAATTTATTTTAAGCGGTATTTTTATTTTCTCCATGGTAAGCTGGGCTTTTTTTTATCCTGCGAATACAGAAAAAATTTTGGGAGCAACAAAAGAAGGCGCGATTTTCGGTTTTCTGAGGGGTATTAAACTGGTTGGAATGACCGCGTCTGGAATATTTTTTCTTTCAGCGGCAAGTATTGAAGAAATCTCCATGGGATTGGTTAAACTCAAGGTCCCGTATTCGGCTAGTTTTGTTTTATCCACAGCGTTGAGGCTCGTCCCTACTTTTATCGGGACAGGTGCGTCTGTTATTGAAGCCCAGAAATCGCGGGGATTGGATTTGGACAGCGGCAGTATATGGCATAGGGCAAAAAAACATGTGCCGCTTCTTGTCCCTATATTCCTCCTGGCTATTAGAAATACCGACCAATTAGCTGTCGCATTGGAATCAAGGGGATTCGGCAGGAGGGGAAACCGGACATATTATTTAAAAACCGGTTTCAAGGGTTTTGATTATATCTTTTTATTAATCCTGGTTTTTCTTTGTTTTTTTATAATATTTGACTTTCAATAG
- a CDS encoding energy-coupling factor transporter ATPase, whose product MVNIKNLSFSYSSNPQKVLNNISFEILPGEFVVIMGQDGAGKSTLLKTFNGVIPHLIKGGFKGDVFIDGKNTLDLSVKELSFHAGLVFQDFETQIFSTRVDLEIAFGPENLGLPWEEINSRVKRSLETVGLKGFEKRNPLALSGGEKQRLCIGSVLALGPKILCLDEPTTDLDPQGKEEIFALAKKFFGNKKMTFCMVEHESEEVLQVDKIIVLNKGEITAIGPSLDILKNTGLMNKNGIKQPQLIELNNKFNFPVKDFLNTDEIYNIYSTMGKINVKKYLKVCEKDRKIKNTAQKVLEVEDLYFSYTPGKEILRDVNLDIYQGDFIGILGANGSGKTSLIKHFNGLNKPSKGKVKIFGRDTREERLAALGQKVGYVFQNPDNQIFCHTVEDEVSFGPQLLGLSKREINERVEEALDAVNLAKFRGLDPFSLTKGQRQRLAVASVLASRPGVIILDEPTTGLDYLEIRGLMSLIEKLNREGYTIIIVTHAVWVAAEYASRLIIMNNGRIIEDGITREVLNKEKKLKDSSIKLPPLVKLSGQLGSTLLNIEEFTNCYECLSI is encoded by the coding sequence GTGGTTAATATAAAAAACCTCTCATTTTCTTATTCATCCAATCCGCAAAAAGTACTGAATAATATTTCTTTTGAGATTTTACCGGGCGAATTTGTGGTAATTATGGGCCAGGACGGCGCTGGTAAATCCACACTTCTCAAAACTTTTAACGGGGTAATCCCTCATTTGATTAAAGGCGGATTTAAAGGGGATGTTTTTATTGACGGGAAAAACACGCTGGATCTGTCTGTCAAAGAACTTTCATTCCATGCGGGGCTTGTATTTCAGGATTTTGAAACACAGATATTTTCCACCCGCGTTGACCTGGAAATAGCTTTCGGCCCGGAAAATCTAGGTTTGCCGTGGGAGGAGATAAATTCACGCGTTAAAAGATCTTTGGAAACTGTCGGGTTAAAAGGGTTTGAAAAGAGAAATCCCCTTGCTTTATCGGGCGGTGAGAAACAGAGGTTATGTATAGGGTCAGTACTGGCCCTTGGCCCTAAAATTCTTTGTCTTGATGAACCGACTACTGATTTGGATCCACAGGGAAAAGAAGAAATATTTGCCCTTGCCAAAAAATTTTTCGGGAATAAAAAAATGACCTTCTGTATGGTGGAACACGAGAGTGAAGAGGTTTTACAGGTGGACAAAATAATTGTTTTAAATAAAGGGGAAATAACTGCAATCGGCCCGTCTCTGGATATTTTAAAAAACACTGGATTGATGAATAAAAACGGTATTAAACAGCCCCAATTGATTGAATTGAATAATAAATTTAATTTTCCCGTGAAAGATTTTTTAAATACAGATGAAATTTATAATATATATAGCACCATGGGGAAAATAAACGTTAAAAAATATTTAAAGGTTTGTGAAAAAGACAGAAAGATTAAAAATACGGCCCAAAAAGTTTTAGAGGTTGAAGACTTGTATTTTTCATATACCCCGGGCAAAGAAATTTTACGGGATGTAAATCTTGATATTTATCAGGGTGATTTTATCGGGATACTCGGTGCGAATGGAAGCGGAAAAACCAGCCTTATCAAACATTTTAACGGGTTAAACAAGCCGTCGAAGGGAAAGGTAAAAATTTTTGGCAGGGATACCCGGGAAGAAAGGCTTGCTGCTTTGGGTCAGAAGGTGGGTTATGTTTTCCAGAACCCTGATAACCAGATTTTTTGCCATACTGTTGAGGATGAGGTTAGTTTCGGGCCCCAACTTTTGGGTTTAAGCAAAAGAGAAATTAATGAAAGAGTGGAAGAGGCATTGGATGCCGTAAATCTCGCAAAGTTTCGCGGTCTGGACCCATTCAGTTTAACCAAAGGACAAAGGCAGAGGCTCGCAGTTGCGTCGGTATTGGCAAGCAGGCCGGGGGTCATTATTTTAGACGAACCCACGACGGGGTTAGATTACCTGGAAATAAGGGGCCTTATGTCACTTATTGAAAAGCTTAACCGGGAAGGATACACAATTATAATAGTGACTCACGCGGTCTGGGTCGCGGCAGAATACGCCAGCCGTCTGATTATCATGAACAATGGCAGGATAATAGAAGACGGTATTACAAGGGAGGTTTTAAACAAAGAAAAAAAACTGAAGGATTCTTCGATTAAACTTCCACCGCTTGTTAAATTAAGCGGCCAATTAGGCTCAACGTTATTGAATATAGAGGAATTTACAAACTGCTATGAATGTTTATCTATATGA
- a CDS encoding QueT transporter family protein, with protein MREVFEMWKHTRMIVLSALTAAIFAAVLIPFKGIPLIPGFTEIRPANVIPVVFGVLFGPAAAWGAAFGNLIGDFFGTLSAGSLFGFFGNFFFAFVPYKLWGKMGIFSSKEEPSMGSIRQVIELELICLISAVICALIIAWGLELMGLLPFATLGAIISVNNFLAAGILGPFLLKFLFPRVKKWNLLWTDIMGVKIEHRPKNIIGAILIWTGGLAGLILGILLSVNLYHAIPFQFGAGTAGTTVVLGTAPFIIVFLIGCVLL; from the coding sequence GTGCGGGAAGTTTTTGAAATGTGGAAACACACCAGGATGATTGTTCTTTCAGCCCTTACTGCGGCTATTTTTGCCGCGGTATTAATCCCTTTCAAAGGAATACCTCTTATCCCGGGATTCACGGAAATTCGCCCGGCGAATGTTATTCCTGTGGTTTTTGGCGTTCTTTTCGGACCGGCGGCCGCGTGGGGAGCGGCATTCGGAAATTTAATAGGCGATTTTTTTGGAACATTAAGCGCGGGCAGCTTATTTGGTTTTTTCGGGAACTTTTTCTTTGCGTTTGTTCCCTATAAATTATGGGGAAAAATGGGGATTTTTTCGAGTAAAGAAGAACCGTCCATGGGTTCAATAAGGCAGGTAATTGAATTAGAATTGATTTGTCTCATCTCCGCTGTTATATGCGCGCTTATAATTGCATGGGGGTTGGAACTTATGGGCCTTTTGCCTTTTGCCACGCTCGGCGCGATTATATCGGTAAATAATTTTCTCGCCGCCGGAATTTTGGGGCCGTTTCTTTTGAAATTTCTTTTTCCGAGAGTAAAAAAATGGAATTTACTCTGGACGGATATTATGGGTGTGAAAATAGAGCATCGCCCCAAAAATATTATTGGTGCGATTCTAATTTGGACAGGCGGATTAGCAGGCCTGATTTTAGGCATTCTTTTATCAGTCAACTTATACCATGCAATTCCTTTCCAATTTGGTGCCGGGACCGCGGGAACAACTGTAGTTTTAGGGACTGCGCCTTTTATTATTGTATTTCTAATTGGATGTGTTTTGTTGTAA
- a CDS encoding ParA family protein — translation MRIIAIANQKGGCGKTTTAINLSANLSEENRKVLLIDMDPQGHASIGLNIRTEELKKTMFDLLVSDRRNPVSLDEIAIPINENLDIAPSNITLSAVEQVLSGIPGRDNKLLIKINSMKKSYDYIIIDCPPNIGILTFNALRACREVVVPIEASFFSLHGLGKLFETIELFKETLNHEIFIRALPTIYDKRTRFSKEVLEEIQKYFKENTLKTIIHINVKLKEAASYGIPVNKYDRHSKGYFDYSRLAEEIIAMEEFRFLNYYKEMPVSDEQRESRPAISDFLTEDFKKERIPAEGKTDNRMRLVETVNTDTAVYNSVSIKK, via the coding sequence ATGAGAATAATCGCTATTGCCAACCAAAAAGGCGGGTGCGGGAAAACTACCACCGCGATAAATTTGTCCGCGAACCTTTCTGAAGAAAACAGGAAGGTCCTTCTTATTGATATGGATCCACAGGGCCACGCCTCCATTGGATTGAATATCCGCACCGAGGAACTTAAAAAGACCATGTTTGACTTGCTTGTCAGCGACCGCCGCAACCCTGTCTCGCTGGATGAAATAGCAATACCTATAAATGAAAACCTTGATATCGCCCCATCAAACATCACCTTAAGCGCCGTTGAACAGGTTTTAAGCGGCATCCCGGGCAGGGACAATAAACTTCTTATTAAAATCAACTCAATGAAAAAGTCTTATGACTATATTATCATAGACTGCCCTCCGAATATCGGGATCCTCACATTTAACGCACTTCGCGCATGCAGGGAAGTAGTTGTCCCGATTGAGGCAAGCTTTTTCTCGCTTCACGGGCTTGGAAAGCTTTTTGAGACTATCGAACTCTTCAAAGAGACATTGAACCATGAAATCTTTATCCGGGCGCTGCCCACGATTTATGATAAAAGAACAAGGTTCTCAAAAGAAGTTTTGGAGGAAATACAAAAATATTTCAAAGAAAACACGCTGAAAACAATAATCCATATAAACGTAAAATTAAAGGAGGCCGCGAGTTACGGTATCCCCGTGAATAAATACGACAGGCACTCCAAAGGATATTTTGATTACAGCCGCCTTGCAGAAGAAATTATTGCCATGGAAGAGTTCAGGTTCCTTAATTATTATAAAGAAATGCCGGTTTCCGATGAACAAAGGGAATCCAGGCCGGCTATATCCGACTTTTTAACAGAGGATTTTAAAAAAGAAAGAATCCCGGCTGAGGGAAAGACTGATAACAGAATGCGCCTGGTAGAAACAGTAAATACAGATACTGCTGTTTACAATTCGGTCTCGATAAAAAAATAA